A section of the Bacteroidetes Order II. bacterium genome encodes:
- a CDS encoding DUF4377 domain-containing protein: MRYNVFLLIALWGFFGCDSMENPHVKPFSSVRKTLYVGPQQVDCVGVGSQKCLLVREKTSEEWTYFYDTILGFQFQPGYLYTLDVKRETLKHPPEDASSYMWSLRKIIQKEPLQ; encoded by the coding sequence ATGCGGTATAACGTTTTCTTGTTGATTGCTTTATGGGGCTTTTTCGGTTGCGACTCGATGGAAAACCCACATGTAAAGCCCTTTTCTTCGGTTCGGAAAACCCTGTATGTAGGCCCGCAACAGGTGGATTGTGTGGGCGTGGGGTCACAAAAATGCCTCCTCGTCCGCGAAAAAACCTCGGAAGAATGGACGTATTTCTATGATACCATTTTGGGGTTCCAGTTTCAGCCCGGATATCTGTACACCTTAGACGTAAAACGGGAAACCCTTAAACACCCACCCGAAGATGCAAGTTCTTATATGTGGTCCTTACGAAAGATTATCCAAAAAGAACCTTTGCAATGA